GGGCCTCTTCCTGGTCGTGGGTCACCATGATGGTGGTGATGCCGAGCTTTTCCTGCACGGCCTTGATCTCGGTGCGCAATTCCTCGCGCACCTTGGCGTCCAGGGCCGACAGCGGTTCGTCGAGCAGCAGCAGTGAAGGCCGCGGCGCGATCGCCCGTGCCAGGGCGATGCGCTGTTGCTGACCGCCGGAGAGCTGATGCGGCAGCTTTCCGGCATGGGCGTCCAGGTGCACCATCTTGAGCATGGCGGCGACCCGCTCGGCCATTTCCGCCTTCTTCCAGTTGCGGCATTCCAGGCCATAGGCGACGTTTTGCGCCGCCGTCAGGGTCGGGAACAGCGAGTAGGATTGGAAGACGATGCCGAAGTTGCGCTCCTTGGCGGTGGTGCTGAGCACATCCTTGCCATCGACCTCGATGCGGCCATCGCTGGCCTCGTCGAGGCCGGCGATGATCCGCAGCAAGGTTGTCTTGCCACAGCCGGACGGGCCGAGAAAACAAACGAACTTGCCTGACGGAATGTCGAGCGACACTCCGTCCAAGGCGGTGAGATTGCCGAAGCGCTTGGTCACGCCGCTAATCGATAGTTTCATGCTGCCTCCTGAAGCCCTTGCTTACCGCTCGTACTTCTTCTGCCAGGTCGAAATGATGTCGGCACGCTCGGCCCCCGCCTTGGCGAAGTCCACCGGATAGAGCACCTTGGACACATCGGCCGGCAATCCCGCATCGCGGAAGTTCTTCGGCATCTCGCCACCCGGGATGGTCACGATGGCCTTCCACTTGTAGTAGGCGTTGGCCGCCGCCGGGCTGACGGTCCAGTCCAGGAAGCGCTTGGCGGCTTCCTGATGCTTGGAGGCCGCGACCAGGCCGTTGGCTTCCAGCTCGTTACCGGCGCCTTCCGACGGAATCACCATGGTGATCGGATAACCTTCGGCGATGTTCTTGATGGCGCGCAGGTCGTAGGAGATACCGACGGTGTATTCACCGGACGAGGCCACGTTGCACGGCCGCGAGCCGGACTTGATGTACTGGGCGACGTTCTTGTCCAGCGCGTCGAGGAAG
The window above is part of the Pseudomonas oryzihabitans genome. Proteins encoded here:
- a CDS encoding ABC transporter ATP-binding protein, whose amino-acid sequence is MKLSISGVTKRFGNLTALDGVSLDIPSGKFVCFLGPSGCGKTTLLRIIAGLDEASDGRIEVDGKDVLSTTAKERNFGIVFQSYSLFPTLTAAQNVAYGLECRNWKKAEMAERVAAMLKMVHLDAHAGKLPHQLSGGQQQRIALARAIAPRPSLLLLDEPLSALDAKVREELRTEIKAVQEKLGITTIMVTHDQEEALAMADLVVLMRNGKIEQAGTPDELYERPKTPFVAEFIGRMNFLEVETDEAGRSWLGQTPLRLRDAAGKGPSKVCLRPEHVELGSAERTGENVVAGRVTDISYLGNLTRVTMQPATGGSPVVAELHGRRAPVRLDDPISMHLPMLSLRRLS